The DNA region aattaaataatttcttCAACATGCATGGGAATGTATCTCTAATCTTATTATTTCCAATGTCAAATACCTCAAGATATGCACATCTATTCAAGGATCTTGAAACTTTTCCTTCTAACATATTGTTGTTGAGGGATAAAATTTCCAAATTGCAATTCCGCGGAAATGTATCAGGAATAAGGCCACTTAGCTTGTTTCTACCTAGATTCAACACCCtgagatggtgaatcttttggaATAAACAAGGAGGTATTCTGTTGTTAATGGAGTTATTTGACATATCAAGTAACTGAAGCTGATGTAGATTGCATATCGAAGTTGGTATTTGTCCCGTAAGTTTACTATTAGAATGCAAGTCAATAACCCTCAGAGTGGTAGATATATTATAAGGTTTTTCTAGAGACTCCAGGAGATTGCATGAAAGATTCAGATATTTTAAGCCTCCATTTCCAACACTCCAAATCCAGCTTGGTATTTTCCCTTTAATATTATTGTCCGAAAGGTCTAATTCGGACATATGGGACTGGTTTTTAAGGTCTGGAAAATTCTGCAACTCGCATGAAACCAACTTCAGTACTTCCAACTGGGGAAAGAGAGATGAGGTTGAATTACTACCATGTATATCAATTCTCAAGTTGTTGTAAGAAAGGTCAAGGGACACTAACTTTGTCAATCTTGACAATTCCATTGGAATCTGCCCAACAAAACCAGCATCTGATAAATTCAGGTATATCAAGTTTGTGAGCTTATAAATTTCTGTTGGTATTTGAACAGATTTTAGGTCATTATAAGCTAAATTCAGCTTCTCAAGATACATAAGATCGAAGAGACTGCTTGAATTCTCAACACCACCAGAAATTGTTTCGTTGTCCAGTTCGAGAACAAGCACATGACCTTCCTGATCACAACTTACACCTGGCCACTGGCAACAGTCAGTGTTTTGATCCCACCTTACTAGTTTGGTTGACAAAGAGGAATCAAACGTAAGGCTATTCTTGAATTTAAGCAACAAGGCTTTTTGATCCCCCAAACATTGGCCATATCCTCCAGAAATATTAGAACTAATCAGAAGTACCACCAGTGTGGCGATAAACGAAAACTGTAGCGGGAGTGCTATTTTCATAGTGAAGCAATAATATGAAGTGTAGTAATGAAATAAATGATGAGTTGCCTTTATATAAATGGAATCAGGGAGACACTCCTAACTTCTCACTATGTGGGATTacattgggtatgttgttgttgttgaatcagGGAGACACAGATAATATTGGCCGGCACTTGCAAAGAAATATGAAGCAAAAGACAAGGAATAAGCTACGAAATTCATGAATGAGTTGCTGATTTTTCAAAATGTCAAGATAGCATCAAACATTTTTTCCTACTTCAAACGTTTTAATTAAAGTCCAAACAAAGTTGATGTTTCTGTCTTTTCTTCTAGGCATGGGTTGGGTGAGGACCGCTGTTATTTCTCTCTTCTTTAGTCCTTAGACTCCAACAATGACAAATTACGATTTGGTTTACTCTCTGTAGTTTTCTGTTGACTTGAGTCTTGCAAGTCAATCTAAAGGAATGTCGTGCATgaaacttatttttctttcttttgtttttgagcTTCTTTGGTGAGGCTGAGTAATTGGAACTAATGGTTTTCTTGAATTGAAAGGACAGTAATACTATATCTAATGCATGTAATCACATAAGGGTTAGATCTGAAACAGTTTCCCATAATTTACTGTCTCTGAATTTACTCAACTTGAACTTATACGTACGTAATTCACAATGATACATTAGGAAGTCTTTACACAGAGCATATTTTGATGCCTTGCAATGCATTGTTCCTTCTCCACTTTATTAACAAGGTATTTTGTTCTCTCTTATTTAAGGGGGATTTAGaaaatatacacacacatacatatataagaGTAAGAAGAATATATGCTGAGTGATAGGTAACAAGCAAAAAATTGGGAAAATTTTCATCTGTTTACTAATTGTCTAATGTACATCTTTTATCGAAAAtcctgaaaaaataaaattttaatgatTGCAAGCTTGTTGTAACTCATATTGATTCAAATGTTCACTCATTTCTTGTTCAAAATGAAACTGATGTGATAAATCAAAAGAAACATGCTAGCTTAATTAGAAGATTAATTGAGATATGTGACTGATTGCATACGACATGATATATATTGCATATGCAGTAGGAGTATTTAGCGGATTTACAAGCAAGGTAATGAACATTGATATTATGCCACAACGAGAGTTATAAGATATCTACTTGGTGCCAAAACCTATgacttattttataaaaatatccGGCTCGAAGGCTTTTATGATGCAGATTGGAAGAGTGAATCCTACTTAACTActagttatatttttattttggggTGGTActatttattgaaaataaaataaaaaactaattatTGCTAACTTTACTGTCGAGTCAGAACTAATTGCTTTAGCTTCAGTGAAGAATGAGAATTGATTGatagattttttttaaatacCTTGTTTGGAAAACTATTTTTcctatattaatttattatgataGCACCATTACAACTGATAGAGTACAAAACCATTATTACAACGGTAAACCCAGACAAAAACACAGTATTTTGAGATCATATTTAACAAGTGTTTAATGTTTATTATGTTAAATCTTATAATAATCTTACAGATCCACAGATCAAAGTCTTAGCAAGATAAAGGATCTGGAGCATATCGAGGGAGATGGGGTGAAGCCCATAAATTCATAAGTCGTATATGAAGAAACTTAACCTAAGGAGTACAGATCCTATAACCAGGTTTAATGGGAAGAACGAATCACATTACAACTTATTTTAAGATGCACTAATATAGTTTTATATCCCTACCTACAGTGTGAGTGCATTTATCCTGTAACGATTTGTGAATGTTGAGTCTATAAACTCTTAATAAAAATATAGCTTGTATGAGCAGGGTGTTGGAGTTACAGAAGCACCTTTGACAGAtttcacctatgtgagtgtggaAGTAGGCTGCTTCCCATGAGAATAGGGCTCATTAAAAAAAAACACTCATGAAAACTAGGATAGTATAATAGCTATAATGTGCAGGCTAATAAAGCTCATGTCAATACCTTGATGATTATGTGTAAGTAGTGATCTTTATTTCTCTTAAGCACTCATAGCTCAAGTCTGATACCACTACTAACTTGGAGTAAAGATCGTTATTTTCCTAACTTGAGGTTTAATATAAAGAATACCTTCATTATTTGTAACATAGGTTCCAAAAATCAGTGTCCTTAAATTTCATCAACGTGGTAATCTTACTTTTTTAAGGAATAGTCACCCActtgaaatattttaatttttaattcgATACAATACGCTTTTAGAGAGTTAATTTAACTGTTCAGACTCATTCGAGCAGATTTTCTTTTCAGAAAACACTTCTCTAAAGCATCATTCACCTCTACTCTAAAACTTTTCACGACACAATAACATAGACATAACAGAAATATTCATATAACACAAATATAAAGCAAAAATTTGACTAAGTACGAAGTGGATTGATTCCACAATAACTCATTCAGTTCTTAGCTATAATATCTAGTTGAAATCTAGATGTAGA from Nicotiana tabacum cultivar K326 chromosome 24, ASM71507v2, whole genome shotgun sequence includes:
- the LOC107780860 gene encoding receptor-like protein 35, whose translation is MKIALPLQFSFIATLVVLLISSNISGGYGQCLGDQKALLLKFKNSLTFDSSLSTKLVRWDQNTDCCQWPGVSCDQEGHVLVLELDNETISGGVENSSSLFDLMYLEKLNLAYNDLKSVQIPTEIYKLTNLIYLNLSDAGFVGQIPMELSRLTKLVSLDLSYNNLRIDIHGSNSTSSLFPQLEVLKLVSCELQNFPDLKNQSHMSELDLSDNNIKGKIPSWIWSVGNGGLKYLNLSCNLLESLEKPYNISTTLRVIDLHSNSKLTGQIPTSICNLHQLQLLDMSNNSINNRIPPCLFQKIHHLRVLNLGRNKLSGLIPDTFPRNCNLEILSLNNNMLEGKVSRSLNRCAYLEVFDIGNNKIRDTFPCMLKKLFNLHVLVLRSNMFYGNLKCPIANQTWPRLQIIDLASNNFNGYLLPQYFSNLEKMMPSSKFPEPEYLRVEVFNYGKYYLDRVTVVLKGREIEIVKLLAIFTSIDFSCNNFQGEIPEVLGDLKLLYLLNLSHNALTGRIPQALGKLTQLESLDLSVNQLSGRIPDELVGLTFLSFLNLSFNQLSGRIPRGNQFQTFSADSFEGNTGLCDFPLKKTCSDIKVNELSQPSSHSEHEIDGKYISFALGSSVCFGIVTWLLLYSQRYNELVDRLLFRILGQHKKSGRNKNKRRSR